Genomic window (Drosophila albomicans strain 15112-1751.03 chromosome X, ASM965048v2, whole genome shotgun sequence):
accgaaaaaatcctaaacaaatgtcaaatgctatatttggtatattaatgttgtgctacattcaaatataccaaaatatattaaataatataccaaacgcagtatttggtatattgatacagtgttatatttaaaatataccaaagtaatatGCCTAAAAATCcaaaacaaataccaaatgcaatatttggtatattgatgttgTACTagattcaaatataccaaaatatattaaagaatataccaaacgcaatatttggtatattgatgcagtattatatttaaaatatagtaaagtaatataccgaaaagatCCTAAACAagtaccaaatgctatatttggtatattgatacagtattatatttaaaatataccaaggtaaccgaaaaaaatctttaaaatatcaaatgctatatttggtatattaatattgtactacattcaaatataccaaaatatattaaagaatataccaaaaactatatttggtatattgatacagtattatatttaaaatattcgaatgtaatataccgaaaagatTCTAAACAAGTACCAAatactgtatttggtatattgatgttctgctacattcaaatataccaaaataatatacctaaCCATATGCCAAACGCtttatttggcatattgatacagtattatatttaaaatataccaaagtaatacaccgaaaaaaaatcctaaacaaatactaaatgcaatatttggtatattgctgttgtactgcattcaaatataacaaaataatataccaggAAAGTCCTAAACACATACCaaatgctttatttggtatatttatatagtactacattcaaaatatactattgagTACTAGGCATACTATCATAGattgaaaactgaaattatatctatattttttatattatcacGGACAAACGAACATacacatatagtatacatattttatatttgaaatggttgatttacttttaaaatgaCTTGTTGCATATAATAAGAGCATAAATGCAGATTAATTTGACCATTTCTattataaaagtttaattgaaacaaaaataatgtaagaaaaaaaatcttaatattattttttgtagaataaaaaatattcaaagaaaCTTCATAAATGTAGACAAAACagtttcataattttgtttcttattcatttttattttcagtcgcaagccaaacaataaatataatataagaaaaaacgGCACCAATATGaatgtttcctttttttatatatatattaataatagtttaattCTGTCGCGGCCTgcacattaaacaaaatacttttggtatataatttattcattccttatgcaataaaagtaatatgTTTTGGCTTTTTCGAGAGTAGCGTTTATTTCGAATTTCGCAGCTGCTTTGCAATGAAACCTTCACATTTAATTTACCAAgatataaaaacattatatCAATACATTGCCGTAGATATCCAATAAAGAGTTGTATGCACTTATCGCATCCTTCGACACCACAAACAGCATTTAACCTTACAAAGGATTATGCACACAGATTTCTCGCCCAAGTAAATTTGTTGGCCAAGATGTCAATAATAATGTCAGATGTTGGCCCTGAACTATGGCTAATTGAGCCAtgagtttttcacttttgctcGCTCTCAATTGTGTGtccttttttcctttttcctttttctcttttttgttgatgtCACTCTTGGTGCGGTTAACGACATCAACTCAACAAAATGCTCTGCGGTTGTCCGATTTATGAGCAGCAGGACTTGTTGTCCTTGAGCAATTCAGTTCCCTGTTGGTTTTTGTGATGCTAATTAATGCGACAATTGTGCCAAAAtttgcagagagagagacagagaggagGAAGAGACCACCTAGCTTAGTAGAAGAGACCCCCAACTTGAGCTCATAATCTATAATTAGGTATGCGTATTAATTGCCATTATCGATGCGCCCAGTCAATGGCCTTCAATTTGCTTCCTGGTTCTCCACAAGTTGGTCAGAGAGACCAAcaggcaacaataacagcatttgagtgaaaattgtgaaaattcgACTCGCAGTGACAAAACACAGCGCAAATAATTCAAGGTCAGCACAGTGCAAGAAATATGTGTTTCAGAAATCAattcgaaaagaaaaaatagaatacaaCAATATATTAAACTATAGAAAGAATAATTGAATGAATTCAAAACAACTGTAGAAATTAAAGTTAAGCTAAatcaattgcaaataattgcaGCTTAAACAtatcaaaaacacaaaaagaacgTTGATATCATGACATATTCTCCATATGctaaagtatttcaaaatgtttgggaggaaataaattagaaaataagaTCACATTAACTGAAGCTTTAAATGTGCTTGGAGTGAGTTTTCCTGGAAGTGCATAGATTCCTTGTATTACCAACAAAAGATTACTGtcttattactttatttatttctaatgaATCGAATGTTAACACCAactaaaaacttaaattaaaaaaaaaatactccattctattgacaaaaaaaaaacttcaccTTATTTTGAGTAGCTTtgaaataatgtttaaaaaacaaaaaacaaagtttgGTTAAATTTGAGGaaacatttgaatattatattaaaattatcattaaataccaaatatgttTGCATATCAACCTCACTTCAATtctcattaaataaataaatattaaacagcAAAGAAAATATACGATATAAAAACTATGATCGTGAAATATATGCTTAAGAACTAAAGTAGAGGAAATCATTTCGAACTATTTACATTAAACGCTTATCACCAAATAAAGCATAAGATGAAttggtattattttgaatgatgGCAAAAAGAATTTCACACCAATAATTCAAGGTGAAAACAGACAACATAATCacagaaaaatgaaatgaatgaaatatatttcctTTAGCTTatcaccaaaaataaaaaacattcaaGTTCAATTGTTCTATATTTTTCTCATCGACAGttatttaaagtaataaagatagaacaattataataatataaatagtaaaagTAAATAGTTCAtgatgaatttatatatttttgaatcaTAGCAGTTATAGCAAGAAATAGAATTTTACTCCAATTATTCAAGGTGAAAAGAGACAACATATAAAAAGACAGacaaataatgaatgaaatactaaatgcttaaattaaaataaaaaacattctAGTTCAATTGTTCTATATCTTTCCCATCGACAGTTATTTATAGTAATGAACCTagaacaaatataatattaaatatagtaggTGAAAATAGTTCATTTGAATGAAAAAGAATTTTACTCGAATAAAATCAcagaaaaattaatgaatgaattatatttgctttagaaataaagtaaaacaaaaaacattcaagttcaagttaaattattttccatcGACAGAAATGAAcctaaaacaaatataataatagaaattgtAGGTGATAATAGTTCATgatgtatttatataattttaaataatcaagtataacaagaaaaagaattataaTCCAATAAAATCACAGAAAAcacaatgaatgaaatatatttgctatagcaatatattaaaacaaaaaacattcaaGTTCAATTGTTCTATATCTTTCCCATCGACagttatttattgtaatcaACCTagaacaaatataataatagaaatagtAGGTGAAAATagttcattttgaataatcgAGTATAGCAAGAAAAAGAATTTTCTCCAATAAAATCACAGTAAATctaatgaatgaaatatatttgctttagcatttaagtaaaacaaaaaacattcaaGTTAAATTGTTCTATATCGATATCAAGTTCAATTATTTCCCATCGACAGTTATTTATAGTAATGAACCTAGAACAATATTATCAAAGCTAAATATAGACAGATCTCaaaattactatttttttttttttgtttgggaaGGGGttattgaaatcgaaatcatATCGTCTAACCGCAAAGTGGTCGTACTTCAATGATAAGACATGCTTCaagaaattgttattttttttttttttttttttgttcgtcgTTTCGTCGGTcataattatcaaattattgaTTGGGCAATTCCCATCTCGTTTGGGTTATTTCACTGTTGAGATAGTAAAGCCAAGTCCCCAAGTGGTTAAAGGTAATTCCAATTTAGTAATAacaaatatgcatgtatattttttggttgatttttattttgtgtgtgtgttgtgttttgtttttttttttttttttggtttcagAAATtcgttttgttaattttttcgCACTAAAACTTAAAGCTATacaaaaaaactgttttttgtttaattttttcatttgtttgtttgtttgtttcttcttACATGGCTaagacaaaaaaatacttaaacatTATAGCTAAATTCGcattatataaaagaaaaaatgtatatatattcataattatgAGCTATATCCGATGACTATTTACACttcgaaaataatacaaaattgaaaaaaaaaaatcgtaaaataaaaataaaaaagtaaataatttacacTATCGAAGACattgaaatcgaaaataataataataataaaataaaattaaaaaaaaaaagatgaaaataaaagcataaaattgaactatacatttttgtgtttttgcggATATCgaaagggttttttttttgttgttactaAATATTTTCCTTAGCGTTCGCTGCGTGGCGATCgatgaaatttttgtttaaactttgtctatgtttttgttgtagggTGTTCATTTCTACCTTAAAGTgcttggtgtgtgtgtgtgtgtgtgtgtgtgtgtaacgaACTCAACGCACGATTTTATGAAGCGAGCATAAAACTTCGAGGGAGCTCGCCGTCACTTCCCCATTCATAAtaatccacaaaaaaaaaaaaaataataataaaccatTTCCTCCGTTTGCCGGCCGGAGTCCTTTTcctcagttgttgttgtagtgtgtgtgtgtgtgtgtgtgtgtgtgtgtgtgtgtgctgtgtctAACTTATATGACTATATCACAATGTTGCTGCCGCTCTGCGCCTCCAtattaacttttgttttctttttaactgCATCGAACTATCactctgtgtgtttttgtttggaaAGGGTATTCTTGAATGGATACCCTTACTTTAGTAGGGTCGCCACACAGTCTTCTGCTGAACGGCAGCGCTCTTGAGCTTCGTTGCCGCCGGCAACGTTGTCTCCGTCTGCGTTACACCAACAGTGGCTGCCACCACATTTGTCTCATGATACAGCGGCTTCAATGCCGACGGCGCCTTCAGATCGCAACGCATGCGAAGCGGCACTTGAATGTGTTGCGTTGGCGAACTGCGCGACGAATCGATCGATTTATCGAGTTCATACTCGGACTTGACCACATCGATTTGCTCATCATCGGAATCGGCATCCGATGCCGATTGTTCGTGTATCGAACTCGTCTCGATCGATGTGTTCAACTTGAGCAGAACATGCGGCGTAGGCGACGAACTCGATGGACGCGACGATGCTGGACTCAGATGCGAGGAGACAACTTCGGTGGCACCgtgttgatgctgatgttgctgatgttgatgctgctgttgatgttgatgcaaCGTTGCCACAGCGGCGGCTGCGTTGCGTGCCCGCAAACCGGCAGCGGCTGCAAAGTTGTACGGATGGAAGGCGTGGGGCGTGGACTTTGCtgccgcagcggcagcggccaCATGATTGAATGGGAACTGTGGCATGCCAtacgcagcggcagcagccgccgcagcagcagcagcagccgctgagTTGCCCGTTGGTGATGCCATCATCGATGTACCGGCAGCAACcgttgctggctgctgttgttgctgttgctgttggtgctggggagttgttgttgttggtggcggGGCATAATCAACAGCGTTGGGTGGCGCACCCGATGTGGCCTGTGCCACAGGCGGCAATTGTTGGGCACCAGGTGAAATGGCGCTGCCATTGGGCGAGCTGGCGGACTTGGAGAGCGCTGGATGATGGACGGCTGCGGCGGCGGCCTGTTGATGGCGGAAATAGTCTGCATAGCCGTATGTCATGTAGGCAGCATCAAGCCACGCGGGATTCAGCATAAACGGATTGAAGGCGCCGGGATGTGGATAGCCATAGCctagaaaaaatacaaataaaaaagacatTCAAATTAGTAAACAAGTCAAACAATAAAGTGTTTATAAAAAGGTTGTAAGGAGGGGACTTGGGGGTTTggtaaaacgaaaaaaagcaGTCGGTGTTTGCAAAATGGAAACTAAAAAACTCACTTTGCTTACTTCTTGGCTCCCGCGGCCCGTCGACCGTCACTTTGATCGCCTTGCTGTAGCTGGCTATCTGCACCGGATACGTGGCAATTGTGATGGTTAGCGTAAACGATTTGCCCCGACCGGAGCGTCCAACGAAACGCAAATCATTGAATTTCGCCACCTGATTCTTCATCGTCGTTGTGCAATTCCTCAATTCGCCGCAGTAGTTCTCATCGTTGCCGCATTTGATCGACACCAATGTGCCATCTGGGACATCATCCAATGCGATCACTTTGAATGCCCCTGGCAGCGATTTATTCGAACGCCAATGATTGGGCAAAGCACTGCAAAGGATCGATGGTGATCCTGTCTGGGCCAATTCGCCGTGATATTCCTGCAGCATTTCGTGTAGGCTGGCAAACATATCGGTCATCGAGCTTGGCATTTTCGCCGagttcgaattcgaattcgagctgattgttgttgttgtcgatgatgttgttgtcgtattattctggctgctgctgctgttgcttgtgttgtgctggttgttgttgctgttgctgctgttgtggttgctgctgctgttgttgtcgggTGTGGAGCTGCccgtgctgctgctggccgaATGTGTGCTAACATttgtggctgccgctgctgcggctgctgccgccgctgccgctgccgctgcggcgGCCAaaacttgtgtgtgtgcatttgtgtTTGCCACCATTGTGGGTCCAGCgggcaaatgcatttttacaaagtttttcttttttttaacttttcttttcgtgcacaaaaaaaaaaattgttgctgctgctgttgttggtggtaATCCAAATGTTTTCGTAATCCTTgattttcgtatttatttcGTTATCTTGCACTtcacagtaaaaaaaaattaattgttgttgttgttgttgtttgttgcaaGCTGGCCGCTGCCGCTTAACACGccgcacaaaaaaataatacacaattattttgttggttgttcgttcgaaaacaaaacgcggcgaaattttgttgttgcgtgtggtgtgtgtgttgtgtgtgttgtttgttggtgtTTTCGCTCTGTCTCTCGTTACGTTCTCGACACGTTAAAGTCGCTGTGTGAACTGTTTCTCAACTGCGATCGTTGGCAGTATTTAAAGTAGAATGCGCTGCGTCGCTGCTCGTCgaaacgtcgacgtcgacgctgcCTGCTGTCCAAGAAAACGAGCgaacgctctctctctctctcttagtctcagtctcaatctatctctctctctcgctcacacacgcagcagcagctggttgTTGTGCTTGCTCGCTCGCACTTACAGCAAGAGTTCAGGACGTTGCTGCGTGGTTTGGTTGGCTCGTTCGCTTACCTACGcgtcactgtgtgtgtgtatgtgtgtgtgtgtgcgtaaggGTGCCGGGGCAGGTATCAAGCAACCACcattgccacaacaacaaccacagcgaaaaaattttcccatttttccATTGCGGTGTACACTCGCGCACacaaagcaagcaagcaagccagaaagcaacaacaccaacaacaacaacaacgttggcAACAAGAAATAAGGGAAGTCGCTAACtgaggcagcgacagcgactgcggcagAGGCGTGTtgctcatgttgttgttgctgccttgcTACTTGTGGCCAGGGGCGCGCGGTCAAACCGACAAAcggcataaaaaaaacacacaca
Coding sequences:
- the LOC117578027 gene encoding segmentation protein Runt isoform X1; amino-acid sequence: MHLPAGPTMVANTNAHTQVLAAAAAAAAAAAAAAAAATNVSTHSASSSTGSSTPDNNSSSNHNSSNSNNNQHNTSNSSSSQNNTTTTSSTTTTISSNSNSNSAKMPSSMTDMFASLHEMLQEYHGELAQTGSPSILCSALPNHWRSNKSLPGAFKVIALDDVPDGTLVSIKCGNDENYCGELRNCTTTMKNQVAKFNDLRFVGRSGRGKSFTLTITIATYPVQIASYSKAIKVTVDGPREPRSKQSYGYPHPGAFNPFMLNPAWLDAAYMTYGYADYFRHQQAAAAAVHHPALSKSASSPNGSAISPGAQQLPPVAQATSGAPPNAVDYAPPPTTTTPQHQQQQQQQQPATVAAGTSMMASPTGNSAAAAAAAAAAAAAYGMPQFPFNHVAAAAAAAKSTPHAFHPYNFAAAAGLRARNAAAAVATLHQHQQQHQHQQHQHQHGATEVVSSHLSPASSRPSSSSPTPHVLLKLNTSIETSSIHEQSASDADSDDEQIDVVKSEYELDKSIDSSRSSPTQHIQVPLRMRCDLKAPSALKPLYHETNVVAATVGVTQTETTLPAATKLKSAAVQQKTVWRPY
- the LOC117578027 gene encoding segmentation protein Runt isoform X2, producing MHLPAGPTMVANTNAHTQVLAAAAAAAAAAAAAAAAATNVSTHSASSSTGSSTPDNNSSSNHNSSNSNNNQHNTSNSSSSQNNTTTTSSTTTTISSNSNSNSAKMPSSMTDMFASLHEMLQEYHGELAQTGSPSILCSALPNHWRSNKSLPGAFKVIALDDVPDGTLVSIKCGNDENYCGELRNCTTTMKNQVAKFNDLRFVGRSGRGKSFTLTITIATYPVQIASYSKAIKVTVDGPREPRSYGYPHPGAFNPFMLNPAWLDAAYMTYGYADYFRHQQAAAAAVHHPALSKSASSPNGSAISPGAQQLPPVAQATSGAPPNAVDYAPPPTTTTPQHQQQQQQQQPATVAAGTSMMASPTGNSAAAAAAAAAAAAAYGMPQFPFNHVAAAAAAAKSTPHAFHPYNFAAAAGLRARNAAAAVATLHQHQQQHQHQQHQHQHGATEVVSSHLSPASSRPSSSSPTPHVLLKLNTSIETSSIHEQSASDADSDDEQIDVVKSEYELDKSIDSSRSSPTQHIQVPLRMRCDLKAPSALKPLYHETNVVAATVGVTQTETTLPAATKLKSAAVQQKTVWRPY